Proteins encoded together in one Glandiceps talaboti chromosome 11, keGlaTala1.1, whole genome shotgun sequence window:
- the LOC144442170 gene encoding galactosylceramide sulfotransferase-like: MIYQRKNLYDRDGLTKVHDAAKVRWAPFAVDNTPGMKHYTFPELTWKEIDSREKPEFRSKEDNNTKDMDNEIQPITDYNELFDCPSPPKWLRQNGECHHKRNILFLKTRRTGSSTVQNLMFRHGEKHNLNFVLPLEGNQFGGPSGLPFQKSQIMKTNLTRDDYNILCHQARFNEIGFSSIMPKDSVYITIIRDPITQFESFFTQMQIEKLFRIPGKDDKPSFKTFLEKPETYYNIQPVNIRMWSRNPMLFDLGITYQDTMLLRQINKYVEFLDSKFDFVMLTEFFDESLILLKKFLCLDIEDITYFPHSVRSATSHYVDTAAEGLDSSVLRWNLGDTRLYQHFREKILCLINQYGKRKMRNEVMKLRDINEKLYEFCIAEIEHDSTNVWSPSNVRAIGYKLKTGLEKNPRCVNMIKSEHRYTGEFRNKYSQM, from the exons ATTTGCAGTAGACAACACCCCGGGAATGAAACACTACACTTTTCCTGAGCTTACTTGGAAAGAGATCGATTCTCGTGAAAAACCGGAATTCAGATCAAAAGAAGACAACAATACTAAAGACATGGATAATGAAATTCAGCCTATTACTGACTATAATGAGCTCTTTGACTGTCCATCTCCTCCAAAATGGCTACGACAAAATGGGGAATGTCATCACAAGAGAAATATTCTGTTTCTCAAAACACGCCGTACTGGGAGTAGTACAGTGCAGAATTTGATGTTTCGCCACGGTGAGAAACACAACTTAAATTTTGTATTACCCTTGGAAGGCAACCAATTCGGAGGTCCAAGTGGCCTACCATTTCAGAAATctcaaataatgaaaacaaacttgACAAGAGATGACTATAATATTTTATGCCATCAAGCCAGATTCAATGAAATAG GGTTTTCATCCATCATGCCAAAAGACAGTGTTTACATCACTATCATCCGGGACCCTATAACCCAATTCGAATCCTTCTTCACTCAAATGCAGATTGAAAAATTGTTCAGGATCCCTGGAAAAGATGATAAACCTTCATTCAAAACTTTTCTTGAGAAACCGGAGACGTATTACAATATTCAACCAGTGAATATTAGAATGTGGAGTCGAAACCCAATGTTGTTCGATCTTGGAATTACTTATCAGGACACAATGCTTTTACGACAAATTAACAAATACGTTGAATTTTTAGAttctaaatttgattttgttatGCTGACTGAGTTTTTTGACGAATCACTTATTTTACTGAAGAAGTTTCTATGTTTAGACATCGAAGATATCACATACTTCCCACACAGTGTACGGAGTGCAACTTCCCATTATGTTGATACTGCTGCTGAGGGTCTGGACAGCTCAGTACTCCGTTGGAATTTGGGCGACACAAGGTTATACCAACATTTTAGAGAGAAAATACTGTGTTTAATTAACCAGTATGGAAAACGTAAAATGAGAAATGAAGTTATGAAACTTAGAGATATCAATGAAAAATTGTATGAGTTTTGTATAGCTGAAATTGAGCATGATAGTACCAACGTTTGGAGTCCAAGTAATGTTCGGGCCATTGGATATAAACTAAAGACAGGACTGGAGAAAAACCCACGTTGTGTGAATATGATAAAATCGGAACATCGCTACACTGGAGAATTTAGAAACAAGTACTCACAGATGTGA